One window from the genome of Verrucomicrobiia bacterium encodes:
- a CDS encoding DUF2341 domain-containing protein codes for MAYQWYDMTSGSPVALAGQTNATLTISNISVNATGDYYEAVVTNLYGQATSVEAQIFVVQGPPFIATDISPLTATNTQGTPMTYTVVPGGSAPFTYVWTENGSPIPGATNASLTVGTPVGTNYFMVTVSNAHGSAPSSTAELVGLPVPTLNPGDYTYHLKITFAGYDRGEALFNFPSLVEIGTNLPGFSYSQLASPDGGDIRFTDSSGTREIPHEIDEWHPDGVSSIWVRVPSLATNTDSINMYWGNAAATTPLAWTTNGEVWVPVSGSAPFDVVYHMKEGALPFADSTAQFPALTGVAPAATPGIIGTAGLFSGASYLDAGVVNLGQAFTLSAWVNIDPTAASIQTTWANQHGGYGAPGFALFVNTYGNTDQKIDFASGDGTAGNEATTAAGTVSFGQWHLLSASVDLNAGSVLFFMDGANVPGNTVAVPTLANDVDLFLGAFTNNALYMHGAIDEARVQKGTNSVNWAWASYMTVAQNSTFENYTGLSSSAVVLSGQGSGQALTLSWPQGTLQSASQAQGPYNNVPNATSPWPVQMTGPQQFFRVLVK; via the coding sequence TTGGCTTACCAATGGTATGATATGACCAGCGGTTCGCCTGTGGCGCTCGCAGGGCAGACCAATGCCACGCTGACGATCAGCAATATCAGCGTCAATGCCACCGGCGATTATTACGAAGCCGTCGTGACGAATCTCTATGGCCAGGCTACCAGCGTTGAGGCCCAGATATTTGTCGTGCAAGGGCCGCCGTTCATCGCGACGGACATCTCGCCCCTGACGGCTACAAACACCCAAGGCACGCCTATGACTTATACTGTCGTGCCCGGCGGCTCCGCCCCGTTCACTTATGTATGGACTGAGAACGGCTCGCCAATCCCGGGCGCCACCAACGCCAGCTTGACGGTCGGAACTCCCGTCGGCACCAACTATTTCATGGTCACCGTTAGCAATGCCCACGGCTCGGCCCCTTCAAGCACTGCTGAACTGGTCGGGCTTCCGGTCCCGACTCTCAACCCGGGCGATTACACGTATCATCTCAAGATCACCTTCGCCGGCTATGACCGCGGTGAAGCCTTGTTCAACTTCCCCTCCCTGGTCGAGATTGGCACCAATCTGCCCGGATTCTCCTACTCGCAATTAGCCTCGCCGGACGGCGGGGACATCCGGTTCACCGACTCGAGCGGCACGCGTGAGATTCCACACGAGATCGACGAGTGGCATCCGGACGGCGTTTCGTCCATCTGGGTCCGAGTGCCGTCATTGGCAACCAACACTGACAGCATTAACATGTATTGGGGCAACGCAGCGGCTACTACCCCGCTGGCCTGGACCACCAATGGCGAAGTCTGGGTCCCGGTCTCCGGCAGCGCTCCTTTCGATGTGGTTTATCACATGAAAGAAGGGGCACTGCCTTTTGCCGACAGCACGGCTCAGTTCCCGGCTCTGACCGGCGTTGCCCCGGCGGCTACCCCTGGCATTATTGGGACGGCTGGGCTGTTCTCGGGCGCTTCCTACCTCGATGCAGGTGTCGTCAACCTCGGTCAGGCCTTTACCCTCTCGGCTTGGGTGAATATCGACCCCACCGCCGCCAGCATCCAAACCACTTGGGCCAACCAACACGGGGGTTATGGCGCGCCCGGTTTCGCCTTGTTCGTCAATACCTACGGCAACACCGACCAGAAGATCGACTTCGCAAGCGGCGATGGCACCGCAGGCAACGAGGCGACAACCGCCGCTGGAACCGTCAGCTTCGGCCAATGGCATTTGCTCAGCGCCTCGGTGGACCTGAACGCAGGAAGCGTGCTGTTTTTTATGGACGGCGCCAATGTGCCAGGCAACACGGTCGCTGTGCCAACGCTTGCCAATGACGTCGATCTCTTCCTCGGTGCGTTCACAAACAACGCCCTTTATATGCACGGCGCTATCGATGAAGCCCGCGTTCAGAAGGGCACAAACTCCGTCAACTGGGCCTGGGCCAGTTACATGACCGTCGCCCAGAACAGCACGTTCGAGAATTATACCGGGCTCAGCAGTTCGGCCGTGGTTCTCAGCGGCCAGGGCTCGGGCCAGGCCCTCACTCTGAGCTGGCCTCAAGGCACACTCCAGTCGGCCAGCCAGGCCCAAGGACCTTATAACAATGTGCCCAATGCTACCTCGCCATGGCCCGTGCAGATGACCGGCCCGCAACAGTTCTTCCGCGTTCTAGTCAAGTAG
- a CDS encoding MASE1 domain-containing protein translates to MAPASQRRLTTFTRVVILTAVYFLGGLLGKESSFLSGSIALVWPPSGIALAAILLFGYRFWPGVALGAVMFALMDGVPLGFFTFGTAIGNTIGAIVCTFLLKNLASFDNRMERTRDVTAFIGLAAFLGTTVNATFNVVSLIYSGTISWDALFPKVLEWWVPNALAGLVVAPFIVVWATPATFRWNPKLIAEAVICATGLVLGTLISFDSWFVYGIQNYPLAYLPFPFLVWGALRFGQRGATTGTLLVTGLAIYSLLQRRGPFLANTEADSLMLIGSYIGILAVTNMLLAAAAAERRTAERAVAASEKRFRAVVEDQTDLICRFTPDGALTFVNGAYCRFRGKTREQLLGSNFFHTLSSQDADVPLSHFNSLPKEKPVITFDHRLTGPDSQVTWQQYTVRRLFAEQGDTFEFQAVIQDISHRKRAEDALQHAKEAAEAANRAKSQFLANMSHELRTPLNAIIGFSEILADKTFGELNPRQVKYSNHILTSGRHLLQLINDILDLSKVEAGRVELSRTLFSVPQALQNVHAIVKTLAYKKSIILDVQTAPDLPPLFADEAKLKQIMYNLLSNAIKFTPDHGRVTITAARHTADAPANGSSHMANAGDCLIVSVTDTGIGIHPKDQQRIFVEFEQVDSSYGRQQQGTGLGLALTKRLIELHGGRVWVESEGIEGRGSSFSFFIPFKEPPPDLTVESHPASNLHRQGDTGFIKKDANAQPSSIGDRGQPVESGAGH, encoded by the coding sequence GTGGCACCAGCATCACAAAGACGCCTGACGACCTTCACCCGAGTGGTCATCCTCACCGCTGTCTATTTCCTCGGCGGCCTCCTCGGCAAAGAATCCTCCTTCCTTTCGGGCAGCATCGCCCTGGTCTGGCCGCCCTCCGGCATCGCTTTGGCCGCCATCCTCCTGTTTGGCTACCGGTTTTGGCCCGGCGTCGCCCTCGGCGCGGTCATGTTTGCCCTTATGGACGGCGTGCCCCTGGGCTTTTTCACTTTCGGCACGGCTATTGGCAATACGATTGGCGCCATCGTTTGCACCTTCCTCCTTAAGAACCTGGCTTCCTTTGATAACCGCATGGAGCGCACCCGCGACGTAACAGCCTTCATCGGCTTGGCCGCCTTCCTCGGCACCACCGTCAACGCCACCTTTAACGTCGTCAGCCTTATCTATTCAGGCACCATCTCCTGGGATGCACTCTTCCCCAAAGTCCTCGAATGGTGGGTCCCCAACGCCCTCGCCGGCTTGGTCGTCGCCCCGTTCATTGTTGTCTGGGCCACCCCTGCCACTTTCCGCTGGAATCCCAAACTCATCGCTGAGGCCGTTATTTGCGCAACCGGCCTGGTGCTCGGGACCCTCATCTCCTTTGATTCGTGGTTCGTTTATGGCATCCAGAACTACCCGTTAGCCTATCTGCCCTTCCCCTTCCTGGTCTGGGGGGCCTTGCGCTTCGGCCAGCGCGGCGCCACCACCGGCACCTTGCTCGTCACTGGCCTGGCCATTTATTCCCTCTTGCAGCGGCGCGGCCCCTTCCTGGCCAATACCGAGGCCGACAGCTTGATGCTCATCGGCAGTTATATCGGAATTCTAGCCGTTACTAACATGCTCCTGGCTGCCGCCGCTGCCGAGCGCCGCACCGCCGAACGCGCCGTCGCCGCCAGCGAAAAACGCTTCCGCGCCGTTGTTGAGGACCAAACGGACCTCATCTGCCGTTTCACCCCAGACGGCGCCCTGACCTTCGTTAATGGCGCCTACTGCCGGTTTCGCGGCAAAACCCGCGAACAACTCCTGGGCTCCAATTTCTTTCACACCCTCTCTTCCCAGGACGCCGATGTGCCCCTCAGCCACTTCAACTCCCTGCCCAAGGAAAAGCCCGTTATCACTTTCGACCACCGCCTCACCGGCCCGGACAGCCAGGTCACCTGGCAACAATATACCGTTCGGCGCCTCTTCGCCGAACAAGGCGATACGTTTGAATTTCAGGCCGTCATCCAGGACATCTCCCATCGCAAACGGGCCGAAGATGCCCTTCAGCACGCCAAAGAAGCCGCCGAAGCCGCCAACCGCGCCAAGAGCCAGTTCCTGGCCAATATGAGCCACGAACTGCGCACCCCCCTCAACGCTATCATCGGCTTCTCAGAAATCCTCGCCGATAAAACCTTCGGCGAACTCAACCCCCGCCAGGTCAAATACTCCAACCACATCCTCACCAGCGGGCGCCATCTGCTCCAGCTTATCAATGACATCCTGGACCTCTCCAAAGTCGAGGCTGGCCGTGTCGAGCTTTCTCGAACCCTCTTCAGCGTCCCGCAAGCCCTGCAAAACGTCCACGCCATCGTCAAAACTCTCGCTTACAAAAAATCCATTATCCTCGATGTCCAGACCGCCCCCGACCTGCCGCCCCTCTTTGCCGATGAAGCCAAGCTCAAGCAGATCATGTACAACCTGCTCAGCAACGCCATTAAATTCACCCCCGACCATGGCCGCGTCACCATTACCGCCGCTCGCCACACTGCCGATGCGCCAGCTAACGGGTCATCGCACATGGCTAATGCCGGCGACTGCCTCATCGTCTCCGTCACCGATACCGGCATCGGCATCCATCCCAAGGACCAGCAGCGCATCTTCGTCGAATTCGAGCAGGTCGATTCCTCCTATGGCCGCCAGCAGCAGGGCACCGGCCTGGGTTTGGCTTTGACCAAGAGGCTCATTGAACTCCATGGCGGTCGCGTTTGGGTCGAGAGCGAAGGCATCGAGGGGCGCGGCAGCTCCTTTAGCTTTTTCATCCCCTTCAAAGAACCTCCCCCTGATTTAACCGTCGAATCCCACCCGGCCAGCAATCTCCACCGCCAGGGTGACACCGGCTTTATTAAGAAAGATGCCAACGCACAACCATCGAGTATTGGTGATCGAGGACAACCAGTTGAATCTGGAGCTGGCCACTGA
- a CDS encoding adenylate/guanylate cyclase domain-containing protein yields the protein METTALNEKPGIALPQRGLGRVLLVDDEEPNRILLRDSLALRGYEVLEADSSLQALRLIATSPPDAILLDVMMPGMDGFQLCRRLKRDRQTAPIPILMITALSARKERLMGIEAGANDFLAKPVDMQDLILRVANAVYAKHLFDKLQFERENSERLLLNILPRPIAERMKKGQTSIADHHPDVTVLLADLVGFTALTSHVAPEEIVSLLNEIFSTFDLLAEKHRLEKIKTMGDAYMVAAGLPSPRPDHAEAVAQFALELRLALEEFNTQYDTSIQIRIGFNAGPVIAGVIGRKKFAYDLWGDTVNVACRLESMAQPGSIQVSQATSQRLKGLFRFDNQRALDVKGCGPMVVCNLVGRASEG from the coding sequence ATGGAAACCACTGCCCTCAACGAAAAACCTGGTATCGCCCTGCCTCAGCGCGGGTTAGGCCGTGTCCTTCTCGTCGATGACGAGGAGCCCAACCGGATTCTCCTGCGCGATTCCCTCGCTCTTCGCGGTTACGAAGTCCTCGAAGCCGACTCCAGTCTCCAGGCCCTGCGCCTCATCGCCACCTCACCCCCCGATGCCATCCTCCTGGATGTCATGATGCCCGGCATGGATGGCTTCCAGCTCTGCCGCCGCCTCAAACGCGACCGCCAGACCGCCCCCATCCCAATCCTCATGATTACCGCCCTCTCCGCGCGTAAAGAGCGCCTGATGGGCATCGAAGCGGGCGCTAACGATTTCCTGGCCAAGCCGGTCGATATGCAGGACCTGATCCTGCGCGTCGCCAACGCCGTCTATGCCAAACATCTCTTCGACAAGCTCCAGTTCGAACGTGAAAATTCCGAGCGCCTCTTGCTCAACATCCTCCCGCGCCCCATCGCCGAGCGCATGAAAAAGGGCCAGACCTCCATCGCCGATCATCACCCGGACGTCACCGTCCTGCTCGCCGACCTCGTCGGCTTCACCGCCTTGACCTCGCACGTTGCCCCCGAGGAAATCGTTTCCCTCCTCAACGAAATCTTTTCCACCTTCGATCTGCTGGCCGAAAAACATCGCCTCGAAAAAATCAAAACCATGGGCGACGCCTACATGGTTGCCGCGGGCTTGCCCTCGCCGCGCCCCGACCATGCCGAGGCCGTCGCGCAGTTCGCCCTGGAATTGCGGCTGGCCCTCGAAGAATTCAATACCCAATACGATACCTCCATCCAAATCCGAATCGGGTTCAATGCCGGCCCGGTCATTGCGGGCGTGATTGGGCGCAAAAAGTTCGCCTATGATTTGTGGGGTGATACCGTCAACGTGGCCTGCCGCCTCGAATCCATGGCCCAGCCCGGCAGCATCCAGGTCTCCCAGGCCACCTCCCAGCGCCTCAAGGGCCTCTTCCGCTTTGATAACCAACGCGCCTTGGACGTAAAAGGCTGCGGCCCCATGGTGGTCTGCAACCTTGTCGGACGCGCATCGGAGGGGTGA
- a CDS encoding response regulator, with the protein MIEDNQLNLELATDLLEAYGFTVFQAHSAEEGLQLARAAMPDIVLMDLGLPGLDGLSATQNLKSDPATAHISVVALTAHAMRGDDHLAAAAGCDGYFTKPIDTRTFAGRVGEFIAAAQARRTSPVSNVQLSH; encoded by the coding sequence GTGATCGAGGACAACCAGTTGAATCTGGAGCTGGCCACTGATCTCCTCGAAGCCTACGGGTTCACGGTCTTTCAGGCCCACTCGGCCGAGGAAGGCCTCCAGTTGGCCCGCGCCGCCATGCCCGACATCGTCCTCATGGACCTCGGCCTCCCCGGCCTCGATGGCCTCTCCGCCACTCAAAACCTCAAATCCGACCCCGCCACCGCTCACATCTCTGTCGTCGCCCTCACCGCTCACGCCATGCGCGGGGATGACCACCTCGCCGCCGCCGCCGGCTGCGATGGCTACTTTACCAAACCTATCGACACACGCACCTTCGCCGGGCGCGTCGGCGAGTTCATCGCCGCTGCCCAAGCCCGGCGAACATCGCCTGTCAGCAATGTCCAACTCTCCCATTAA
- a CDS encoding DUF2341 domain-containing protein — protein MATKVFALLFLTLPLARAGTLSDPAVDSYNVHVGTQTFAGLYQFTTNTLLVETAQAIEGLGSDIIKGYLGSDFSKQYHINLPSNVTNLLTLARDEPSCHQMLDMPFRHFVLWAYPFGNSWPFDGYSASEAADDYKEMFDLTCYFLTNYNNSGKTFYLGHWEGDWYLLPNYNTSTNPSPIAIEGMINWLNNRQKAIDDAKKAVQYTNVNVFGYAEVVRVLDALSGNTNINQRMINKVIPYVTNLDYLSYSSYDVMNASAATLDSDLNFIESNLPTNKASVVPGQRIWIGEYGWGGSYSTAAQEPLTRAYIQRLLAWGPLRFILFWEIYDNETNKNYCLIDSNNVKVASYYLHQRFINDARLLTAQFKETHGQLPNDSEFASFTIPLLNQPLPPPVRLSLSNAPARLLDPSSASVSGTLAQGIYGDDQADVWVFWGRQDGGVTRAAWEQGRFLGVNTHFNPATFSTVLTNLVPQTNYYFRFYATNSAAESWAPASASFTTSILNPQDYGSRFRITFSGYARGEALLKFPVLVTLSTNLPGFSYRHFASPTGGDLRFTDAGGLMVIPHEIDEWNTNGASYVWVQVPQLSGPTDFIWAYWGNPLAASPEASSTNGAVWSPGYDLVWHLKENGFPYADSAQQHPAQTGVKPLSTPGLVGRGVQFDGVSQYLDAGPVNLGSAFTLSAWVKLDPAATNIQTIWANKPGGYNSPGFALFVNSYQTADGKLTLETGNGTLGLAASTTSYAVTTNGWHYVAAAIDEAAGTAHLYVDGADETQSGSIRTDFPNQTGINLARFTNSSLYWQGAMDEARIQAGACSSNWAWASWMTGAANTGLATYSAIKQLAPLLSLVAGSGNIVLQWPASAVGFTLYTATNLTPPLNWMPAPIQPVLSNNQWQTQIPADTNVSAFFRLQE, from the coding sequence TTGGCAACCAAAGTATTCGCTCTCCTTTTTCTAACGCTCCCTTTGGCGCGCGCGGGAACACTCTCCGATCCCGCCGTGGACTCATACAACGTCCATGTCGGCACGCAGACCTTCGCCGGCCTGTACCAGTTCACCACAAACACGCTCCTGGTCGAAACCGCCCAGGCCATTGAGGGTTTGGGGAGCGACATCATCAAGGGCTATCTCGGAAGCGATTTTTCAAAGCAGTACCACATCAACTTGCCATCCAACGTGACGAATCTCTTGACGCTGGCACGCGACGAACCCTCCTGCCATCAGATGCTCGATATGCCCTTCCGCCATTTTGTCCTCTGGGCCTATCCCTTTGGCAATTCCTGGCCGTTCGACGGTTACTCCGCCAGCGAGGCCGCCGATGATTACAAGGAAATGTTCGACCTGACCTGTTACTTCCTGACCAACTACAACAACTCCGGCAAAACCTTTTACCTCGGCCATTGGGAGGGGGATTGGTACCTGCTGCCCAATTACAATACCTCGACCAATCCGAGCCCCATCGCCATTGAGGGCATGATTAACTGGCTCAATAACCGGCAAAAGGCCATTGATGATGCCAAAAAGGCCGTTCAATATACCAACGTCAACGTCTTTGGCTACGCCGAGGTCGTTCGCGTGCTCGACGCCCTGAGCGGCAACACAAATATCAACCAGCGCATGATCAACAAGGTCATTCCCTATGTCACGAATCTCGATTATCTCTCCTATTCCTCCTATGACGTGATGAACGCCAGCGCTGCCACATTGGATTCTGACCTCAATTTCATCGAGTCCAATCTGCCAACCAACAAGGCCAGCGTTGTGCCTGGCCAGCGCATTTGGATAGGCGAATATGGCTGGGGGGGAAGCTATTCGACCGCTGCCCAGGAGCCCCTTACCCGCGCGTACATCCAGCGCTTGCTCGCCTGGGGGCCTCTGCGTTTTATCCTGTTTTGGGAAATTTATGATAACGAAACCAACAAGAATTACTGTCTCATCGATTCCAACAATGTCAAAGTAGCTTCCTATTACCTCCACCAACGGTTCATCAACGATGCCCGCCTGCTCACTGCCCAGTTTAAAGAAACCCATGGCCAATTGCCCAATGATTCGGAATTCGCCTCGTTCACCATCCCCCTTTTGAACCAGCCCCTGCCGCCCCCCGTCCGCCTCAGCCTCTCCAATGCGCCGGCTCGACTCCTGGACCCGTCCTCCGCATCGGTTAGCGGCACGTTGGCCCAGGGAATTTATGGCGATGATCAGGCCGACGTCTGGGTTTTTTGGGGCCGCCAGGATGGTGGCGTCACGCGAGCAGCCTGGGAGCAGGGCCGGTTTTTGGGAGTAAACACCCACTTCAACCCGGCGACGTTCTCCACTGTCCTGACCAACCTCGTTCCTCAAACCAATTATTACTTCCGCTTTTATGCCACCAATTCCGCAGCGGAATCCTGGGCGCCCGCCTCCGCCTCTTTCACCACCAGCATCCTGAACCCGCAAGATTATGGGAGTCGCTTTCGGATTACTTTCTCCGGATATGCTCGGGGCGAGGCGCTTCTGAAATTTCCTGTGCTCGTGACTCTCAGCACTAATCTCCCCGGCTTTTCCTATCGCCATTTCGCTTCACCCACAGGCGGTGACCTGCGCTTTACCGATGCCGGCGGTCTGATGGTCATTCCCCATGAGATCGATGAATGGAACACCAACGGCGCCTCGTATGTTTGGGTCCAGGTACCCCAACTCTCAGGCCCAACAGACTTTATCTGGGCATATTGGGGCAATCCCCTGGCAGCCAGCCCCGAGGCTTCATCCACCAACGGCGCCGTGTGGTCCCCAGGTTATGACCTGGTGTGGCATCTCAAGGAGAATGGCTTCCCTTATGCCGATAGCGCCCAGCAACATCCGGCCCAAACCGGCGTTAAGCCCCTTTCCACTCCCGGCTTGGTCGGACGCGGGGTCCAGTTCGATGGGGTCTCCCAGTATCTGGACGCCGGCCCCGTCAACCTCGGCAGCGCTTTCACACTCTCGGCCTGGGTAAAACTCGACCCCGCAGCCACCAACATCCAGACCATCTGGGCTAATAAGCCCGGAGGCTATAACTCCCCCGGCTTCGCGCTGTTCGTCAATAGCTACCAGACTGCCGATGGAAAATTGACTCTTGAGACCGGTAACGGCACCCTCGGGCTGGCCGCTTCTACCACCAGCTATGCCGTTACGACTAACGGCTGGCACTACGTCGCCGCCGCCATTGATGAGGCCGCCGGCACAGCCCATCTCTACGTCGATGGGGCCGATGAGACCCAATCCGGCAGCATCCGCACCGATTTCCCCAACCAGACCGGCATCAACCTGGCTCGCTTTACCAACAGCTCCCTATACTGGCAAGGCGCCATGGACGAGGCCCGAATCCAGGCGGGGGCGTGCTCTTCCAATTGGGCATGGGCCAGTTGGATGACCGGCGCCGCCAATACGGGTTTGGCCACCTACTCCGCCATCAAACAACTGGCCCCCTTGTTGTCCCTGGTGGCCGGTAGCGGTAACATCGTCCTTCAATGGCCTGCCAGCGCTGTGGGCTTCACTCTTTACACTGCCACCAACCTCACCCCGCCCCTCAATTGGATGCCCGCGCCCATTCAACCAGTCCTTAGCAATAACCAATGGCAGACACAGATTCCTGCCGATACCAACGTTTCGGCTTTCTTCCGCCTGCAAGAGTGA